Proteins encoded within one genomic window of Equus caballus isolate H_3958 breed thoroughbred chromosome 20, TB-T2T, whole genome shotgun sequence:
- the H4C19 gene encoding H4 clustered histone 19, translating into MSGRGKGGKGLGKGGAKRHRKVLRDNIQGITKPAIRRLARRGGVKRISGLIYEETRGVLKVFLENVIRDAVTYTEHAKRKTVTAMDVVYALKRQGRTLYGFGG; encoded by the coding sequence ATGTCCGGACGTGGTAAAGGCGGGAAGGGTCTTGGTAAAGGTGGCGCTAAGCGCCACCGCAAGGTCTTGCGCGACAACATCCAGGGCATCACCAAGCCCGCCATCCGGCGTCTGGCCCGGCGTGGCGGCGTCAAGCGCATCTCCGGCCTCATCTACGAGGAGACCCGCGGGGTGCTCAAGGTCTTCCTGGAAAACGTGATCCGGGACGCGGTCACCTACACCGAGCACGCCAAGCGCAAGACAGTCACCGCCATGGATGTTGTTTACGCGCTCAAGCGCCAGGGGCGCACTCTGTACGGCTTCGGAGGCTAA